A single window of Tepidamorphus gemmatus DNA harbors:
- the rpsO gene encoding 30S ribosomal protein S15 — protein sequence MSITAERKQQLIKEYARGAADTGSPEVQVAILTERIANLTEHFKTHKKDNHSRRGLLKLVSQRRSLLDYVKAKDEARYRDLITRLGIRR from the coding sequence ATGTCCATCACCGCGGAACGCAAGCAGCAGCTGATCAAGGAATATGCCAGGGGCGCGGCCGATACCGGCTCGCCGGAGGTGCAGGTCGCGATTCTCACCGAACGGATCGCCAACCTCACCGAGCATTTCAAGACCCACAAGAAGGACAACCATTCCCGGCGCGGGCTGCTGAAACTCGTCAGCCAGCGGCGCAGCCTCCTCGACTACGTCAAGGCGAAGGACGAGGCGCGCTACCGGGATCTTATCACGCGTCTCGGCATCCGCCGCTGA